The following coding sequences are from one Streptomyces dengpaensis window:
- a CDS encoding LPXTG cell wall anchor domain-containing protein, with protein sequence MSYRTYQKRTAALAFAAALAGSAVLMAAPAAQADVVDVNYQCKTPIGDKSAVSPIDIKSVKSGSGYKLTMSWQKGVSSSPVELGKGAMNPSAVIKVGGADSGTVAVRGPANAAAIPANTPIKISDLSGTYTPKKTGKVTFTAGVLTIKALGTTTTCTPSNNPKPSLTLDVTAASGGSGSSGSSETQSGADSGGELPQTGPEDSAIALGTLGGTVLLTGAAGVLWLTRRNQAVRR encoded by the coding sequence GTGTCGTACCGGACGTACCAGAAACGAACCGCCGCGCTCGCGTTCGCCGCGGCCCTGGCCGGCTCGGCGGTGCTGATGGCCGCCCCCGCAGCCCAGGCCGACGTGGTGGACGTCAACTACCAGTGCAAGACGCCGATCGGGGACAAGAGCGCCGTCTCGCCCATCGACATCAAGAGCGTCAAGAGCGGCAGCGGCTACAAGCTCACCATGTCCTGGCAGAAGGGTGTCTCGTCCAGCCCGGTGGAGCTGGGCAAGGGCGCGATGAACCCGAGCGCCGTGATCAAGGTGGGCGGCGCGGACAGCGGCACGGTGGCGGTGCGCGGACCGGCCAACGCGGCCGCGATCCCCGCCAACACCCCCATCAAAATCAGTGACTTGAGCGGCACGTACACGCCGAAGAAGACCGGCAAGGTCACCTTCACCGCGGGCGTGCTCACCATCAAGGCGCTCGGTACGACGACCACGTGCACCCCCTCGAACAACCCCAAGCCGTCCCTGACCCTCGACGTCACGGCCGCGAGCGGCGGTTCGGGGTCATCCGGCTCGAGCGAGACCCAGAGCGGCGCGGACTCCGGCGGCGAACTTCCCCAGACCGGCCCCGAGGACTCGGCGATCGCCCTCGGCACGCTCGGCGGAACGGTCCTGCTCACAGGCGCGGCGGGCGTGCTGTGGCTGACGCGGAGGAATCAGGCGGTACGCCGCTGA